Below is a genomic region from Spirosoma radiotolerans.
ACATTCGATGCCATTGTGCGGATGAACGAGCGGATCACCATTGTGTCGAGGGAGCGCGTAACTGACGAACTGAACAAGATCATTCTGTCGCCTACGCCTTCGTACGGATTTAAATTGTTGTATCATGCCGGATTGCTGGATCGGATCTTCCCCGAGCTGGTTGCCTTAAAAGGCGTTGAAACCATTGAAGGAAAGGGACATAAAGACAATTTTTACCATACGCTTCAGGTTCTCGACAACATCGCGAATCGGGCCAATCCAACCAAATATGCGGGCGAGGCTGAGAACGAACTCTGGCTGCGTTGGGCGGCTCTGCTACACGACATTGCCAAACCAGCCACTAAGCGATTTGATCAGAAGGTTGGCTGGACATTTCATGGTCACGAAGACTTGGGCGCTCGGTGGGTACCCGGAATTTTCCGGACTATGAAATTACCGCTCAACGAGCACATGCGGTTTGTGCAGCGGCTTGTGCGGTTGCACCTACGGCCCATTGCCTTAACAAAGGAGCAAATTACAGACTCGGCCCTGCGTCGGTTGTTAGTGGATGCAGGCGATGATCTCGAAGGACTCATGGCGCTTTGCCGCGCCGACATTACGTCCAAGAATTATGAACGTGTACAAAAACACCTGCGTAATTTCGACCGGGTTGAGCGTAAATTGCATGACCTCGAAGAGCGGGATAAACTTCGTAATTTTCAGCCGGTTATCACGGGTGAGTTGATTATGGAAACGTTTGGGTTGCCGCCGTCCAAAGAAGTTGGTGAGATCAAAGCTATAATGCGGGAAGCTATTCTGGACGGGGTTGTTACGAACTCGCACGAAGCAGCTTACCCGTTCTTACTTGAAGAAGGTCGCAAACGCGGTTTAATTCCTAAAACAGTCAAGAAGGCCAAATAAAGGTCGGCAGGCCTAATAAGCCACTTATTATTTTTCATTCACCACGCTACATTAATGTGCTCATGGATAACAATACAAATTTTCGTCGCTTCTTCGGTGCGTCTCTCACCATTCTGGGTGTAGTTGTCGTTTTGTTCGCTCTGGTCGCTTTTCTATCAGAAGGGAAGGCGGTCTTGGGTATGCACGTATCAAAAGCTGAATCGGCCGCGCCCTTCATTGTTGGCATGATCTTCCTCGTTACAGGCGTAAACCTTGTCCGCGAATCGTAGAAGAATAGATATAGGAAGTATGGTGTAGGATATATGATATAAGTAACGTGAAAGGAGTACACCCTCTACCATATAATATATATCCTACACCATGCATCTTATAACCTATATCATTTCGACAGTTTGGCGGTCAGTAGCCACTCATAGGTGTTGATTGGCTGGGGGAGACCATCGGGTTTAATCTGGAGGTACATCAGGTGTAAATGGGTTGGTGATCGGGATTTGTAGGCATTAAAGCCAGTTCTGCCCATTTCGGCCAGCTTTTCGCCAGCTTTGACCCATTGCCCTGGCGATACATCGACCTCGCTGTTGTGGGCGTAATAGAATAGTCCGTTTAACAGCGGGTCATATACCCAAATCCAGTTGCCTCCCCGGTAATCAGAGCCTGGTTTCCAGCCCGTTTCGATAGCCAGAACTAACCCCTGGCTCATGGCCAGAATATCGACCGGTTTAGTGGTTCGGTCGTCAATGTTATCTTGGTTTCGATCACTGATAAAGATGTCCTGAGCAGGATGACTGCCGCGCACGTTATAGTCGAATAAGTCAAAGCCGGTACCCCGGTAGCCTTCACCGTGTGTACCACCAATGGCATTGGTCGAATAGCCACGGATCGGGAAATTGAAGTAGATACCCGTTCGACGAAGGCTGTCCCGTTGCAGGGAATCCTGTTTGTAGCCTTCCATACTGCGAAACCGGACCTGTAGCCCCTGCATAATCTGGCTGAACTGTAGCCGGGCCGAGTCGGGGCTTACACTTTGCTCCCGGATTTGTGTGTATAGGGTCTGGAACTGTTGGCAATAGGTATAAAGCGTAGGCTCGTCGGAATTACTGATAACGACCTGAGAAGAAGCCGCATTCAGGCCACCAATTAGCAATGCCCCCAAGATACCTGCTATCCGCATGAACAATGTTAGGTCAATCTTCACTACTGTTTGTATTCGATTCTGGCGGTAAAAATACGCAAGTAGGGCGATAGGTACGTAGAATATTATACCGTGAATGGCTCATATACGTGTGTATTCGCCTATTTGAAAATTATTTTCAGCTTATAAGAGATATTTTCCAAATGCATTTGGAAAATACATTTATTGTGCCGTCCTTCGCCTAAATTTAAAATAGCAATGCAAACAGGAACTGTAAAATTCTTTAATGAAACCAAAGGGTTTGGTTTTATTAAACCCGATGATGGTGGCGAAGACATTTTTGTACACGCTTCCGGTCTCATCGACCAAATCCGTGAAAACGACAAAGTTAAATTCAATGTCGAGCGCGGTAAGAAAGGCTTAAACGCCGTAAACGTCGAAATGGCTTAATCGTAAGATATACCAAGACAACCGTTGTAAAAAACATGCCAATCGGCATGTTTTTTTTTGCTCTGTCGGTTCGTAAGGCCATTTTTGCAGGCTCGTTTGCTAGTTGCCTGTCGCATGCTGTTCGTATAGACGGCATGAATAATCGCGGCACGGAGTACGCTCCAGGCAAACGACCTACTCTATTTTTCACATGACCCAATCTATTGAGCAACGCGTTGCTGCCCGACTCAGCTTACCGCTCCGGTCTGTAACGGCCACTATTGACCTACTCAACGGCGGAGCCACCGTTCCCTTTATTGCCCGCTACCGTAAAGAAGCCACGGCATCGACAGATGGAAATCCTCTTGATGAAATACAGATCGGACAAATAAAGGACACCTATCAAAAGTTAATTGACCTCGATAAGCGTCGGGAGAGTATTCTCAAATCCATTGACGAGCAGGGTAAGCTAACGCCCGATCTGCGTCGAAAAATCGAAGCCGCTGATTCACTCACCGATCTGGAAGATTTGTATCTGCCATATCGACAAAAAAGAAAGACCCGTGCCAGTATAGCTATCGAACGTGGGCTGGAACCCCTCGCTAACGTAGTTATTGCCCAGCGCGAAGCAAATCTGGAGCGCATTGCTCAACGGTATCTCTCCGACGCAGTGCCCACCATGGCCGATGCCTTGCAGGGTGCCCGCGATATTCTGGCCGAGCGAATCAGTGAAGATGCCGACGCTCGACAGCGAATTCGCAATCTCTTTGAGCGGGAAGCCATCATTCGGTCTGTCGTTAAAAAAGGGAAAGAAGCGGAGGGCATAAAATACAAAGACTATTTCGATTTTGCCGAACCCCTCCGCCGGGTTCCATCGCACCGGTTGCTGGCCTTGCGTCGTGGCGAGACAGAAGGATTTCTGGCCGTTGCCATTGGTCCGGACGAAGAAGCGGCTACGCAACGGCTCGAACGACAGTTTGTGGCCGATCGGTCGGGGACGCCCGTTTGCAAGGAGCAGGTGATGCTGGCTATTCGTGATGGGTACAAACGCCTGCTCAAACCTTCGCTCGAAACAGAATTTTCGACCATGTCGAAAGAGAAAGCCGATGCCGAAGCTATCCAGATTTTTGCTGACAACCTACGTCAACTACTGCTTAGTCCGCCCCTGGGCCAGAAGCGCGTGATGGCCATCGACCCCGGTTATCGAACGGGTTGTAAAACGGTCTGTCTGGACGCACAGGGGAGTTTATTGGCCGAAACGGTGCTGTATCTGGCTCATTCTGAATCGCAGAAGCAACAGGCTATCCACACAGTTCAGAAGCTTGTGGCTCAATATGCTATCGATGCTATTGCTATCGGGAATGGCACCGCCGGACGAGAAACGGAGGAGTTTATACAAGGGCTAAATCTGGATAAACCTGTTTTTATGGTGAGTGAGCAGGGCGCGTCGATTTATTCCGCTTCCGAAGTCGCTCGTGAAGAATTTCCGGATCGAGATGTTACCGTTCGCGGAGCCGTTAGTATTGGCCGCCGGCTGATGGACCCACTGGCTGAACTGGTGAAGATTGACCCCAAGTCAATTGGCGTTGGTCAATATCAGCATGATGTGGATCAGACCGATCTGAAAACCAGCCTCGATACCGTAGTAGAGAGCTGTGTCAATCAGGTTGGTGTATCGCTCAATACCGCGAGTGCGTATTTACTACGCTATGTGTCGGGACTGGGACCGCAACTGGCCGGTAACATTGTTGCCTACCGGGCCGAAAATGGGCCGTTTACATCCCGAGACCAACTCAGGAAAGTACCTCGGTTGGGCCCGAAAGCTTTTGAGCAATGTGCGGGTTTCCTGCGTATTGAAGGCGCTAAAAATCCGTTGGACAACAGTGCCGTTCACCCCGAGCGGTATGCCGTTGTTGAGCAGATGGCCATTGATGCAGGTAGTAAAGTAGATGACCTTATCCGTCGACCGGACTTGCGGCAGCACATCAAAGTCGACAAGTATGTGACCAGCGCGGTTGGTCTACCTACGCTTCGGGATATCCTGGCCGAACTGGCTAAACCCGGCCGCGATCCGCGCGAACAACTTTCAGTGTTTGAATACGACGCCCGTGTTCGGTCTGTCGATGATTTGCACGAAGGTATGGTGCTGGCGGGTGTCGTGACCAACATCACCGCTTTTGGGGCCTTTGTGGATATTGGTGTCAAGCAGGATGGGCTTGTTCACGTTTCTCAACTGGCTAATCACTTTGTTTCGGACCCCAAAACGGTGGTGAAAGTGTACCAGAAAGTAAAAGTTAAAGTAATCGAGGTCGATAAGACCCGGAAACGAATTGCATTAACTATGAAATTTTAATAGGTTGCAATAGGTTAATGTGCCTTAACGTTAAAAAATTGCCTACACTACCCTAACCTACTTCCGTATGCAACAACGCTGGTCTCGGGAAATTATACGTCCCGTACTGCTGAGTGCCTGCCTGCTCGTCTTGTTGAGTGCCTGTAATGCGCTTCGTTCTTCTGGTCCGTCCGTTAGCCG
It encodes:
- a CDS encoding CCA tRNA nucleotidyltransferase, coding for MNFSDTLHKNPVFDVIAQQADALGLPAYVIGGFVRDLVLGRPSKDIDVVCIGSGIALAEAVGKALRTNVSVFPNFGTAMLKATAPADQPGDSTRGDSTPGDEEWEVEFVGARKESYRSESRKPIVEDGTLEDDQNRRDFTINAMGISLNWNTPQAGAESAVGYGELLDPFGGLKDIKRKIIRTPLNPDITFSDDPLRMMRAIRFASQLSFDIEPDTFDAIVRMNERITIVSRERVTDELNKIILSPTPSYGFKLLYHAGLLDRIFPELVALKGVETIEGKGHKDNFYHTLQVLDNIANRANPTKYAGEAENELWLRWAALLHDIAKPATKRFDQKVGWTFHGHEDLGARWVPGIFRTMKLPLNEHMRFVQRLVRLHLRPIALTKEQITDSALRRLLVDAGDDLEGLMALCRADITSKNYERVQKHLRNFDRVERKLHDLEERDKLRNFQPVITGELIMETFGLPPSKEVGEIKAIMREAILDGVVTNSHEAAYPFLLEEGRKRGLIPKTVKKAK
- a CDS encoding M23 family metallopeptidase → MRIAGILGALLIGGLNAASSQVVISNSDEPTLYTYCQQFQTLYTQIREQSVSPDSARLQFSQIMQGLQVRFRSMEGYKQDSLQRDSLRRTGIYFNFPIRGYSTNAIGGTHGEGYRGTGFDLFDYNVRGSHPAQDIFISDRNQDNIDDRTTKPVDILAMSQGLVLAIETGWKPGSDYRGGNWIWVYDPLLNGLFYYAHNSEVDVSPGQWVKAGEKLAEMGRTGFNAYKSRSPTHLHLMYLQIKPDGLPQPINTYEWLLTAKLSK
- a CDS encoding cold-shock protein codes for the protein MQTGTVKFFNETKGFGFIKPDDGGEDIFVHASGLIDQIRENDKVKFNVERGKKGLNAVNVEMA
- a CDS encoding Tex family protein, whose protein sequence is MTQSIEQRVAARLSLPLRSVTATIDLLNGGATVPFIARYRKEATASTDGNPLDEIQIGQIKDTYQKLIDLDKRRESILKSIDEQGKLTPDLRRKIEAADSLTDLEDLYLPYRQKRKTRASIAIERGLEPLANVVIAQREANLERIAQRYLSDAVPTMADALQGARDILAERISEDADARQRIRNLFEREAIIRSVVKKGKEAEGIKYKDYFDFAEPLRRVPSHRLLALRRGETEGFLAVAIGPDEEAATQRLERQFVADRSGTPVCKEQVMLAIRDGYKRLLKPSLETEFSTMSKEKADAEAIQIFADNLRQLLLSPPLGQKRVMAIDPGYRTGCKTVCLDAQGSLLAETVLYLAHSESQKQQAIHTVQKLVAQYAIDAIAIGNGTAGRETEEFIQGLNLDKPVFMVSEQGASIYSASEVAREEFPDRDVTVRGAVSIGRRLMDPLAELVKIDPKSIGVGQYQHDVDQTDLKTSLDTVVESCVNQVGVSLNTASAYLLRYVSGLGPQLAGNIVAYRAENGPFTSRDQLRKVPRLGPKAFEQCAGFLRIEGAKNPLDNSAVHPERYAVVEQMAIDAGSKVDDLIRRPDLRQHIKVDKYVTSAVGLPTLRDILAELAKPGRDPREQLSVFEYDARVRSVDDLHEGMVLAGVVTNITAFGAFVDIGVKQDGLVHVSQLANHFVSDPKTVVKVYQKVKVKVIEVDKTRKRIALTMKF